ATTTTTCAACAATAAAGGAGGGTTTGGGGGAGGCAAATGAGTATGACCACAACCGTGAATTGGAATTGAatgaccattaccaacaacaataacatgatGGTGATTGCTCAAATTAGAATAAGACCAGAGATTACCATTCGTGGATGTCATGTGAGATGTGGCAccagtgtccatgtaccacttctgATCCGGAGGATTCATAGTCATCGTATGCATTGTCGATTCGATGTCCGTGGGAGCATAAGACGGGGCATACATCTACTGAAAAGGGGTAGCAGCATACGCCTGCTGCGGAGGCTGGGGAGCAAGGCCGAGAATGCCCGGCTGTTTGGCCGAGGGCCCTTGAGAAGACGTCGGCCAAGTTGACGGATACGGGCAAGGTGGCACGGCCCATTGTGGCATCTATCCCCAAGCATAATTTGGAAGCTGCCACGGCTGAGGAGACGGGTGACGCGGCCAGCTGCCTGGCGGTGGCTGGTGATTTCCGCCGTTGGGACCTCGGCTACCTCCACGGCTGCCTTTGTCGCCAGCGTTTCCACGGCCAACGCCGTTCCGACGGCCAGAATTGCAgcctttgttgttgttattttttccCCTGTTATTCACAGCATGATCAGACGAATGAGTATTATCAAAAAAAGAAGTCGAACCCTCACCACCTGTGGCAGCCACCATCGCCGAAGGAGTAGAGTGGGCCGCCTGCATCGCCTGTTCTCGTTCCTCCAGAACGAGTGAGGAGCGCGTCTCGGTGAAAGGAGGCAATGGTTTGCTGTGACGAATCTGCGTTCCCACACCCTTGAATGCGTCGGTGAGACCCGAAACAAGCTGAAGAACAAGGCGGGAATTGGAAACCGGAGCCCCCACATTTTTTAACTGATCGTAAATGGTCTTTAGCCTTTGACAATACGCAGACTCGTTCGGGAAGTCTTCCATCCTAGTTGTGGAAAACTCTTGTTCGAGCATAACGACACGGGAGTTTTGATGGTCCTGGAAGATGTCACGCAAGCGATCCCAGGCTTCCATGGTCGTTGCTCCAGGTTCAAGAATAGTAGTAAGGAGGTCATTCGAAATCGTGGAATAAATCCACTGGAGCACAGTCGCATCAAGGGTCGACCAAAGTTCTTTTTCGTCAACGGAGGGAGGGGCTGCCTGCTTCCCTTTCTCTGGTGCGATGATATGGTGTATGACCCTATGGGATATGGCGTGGATTCTAAACAATTCCGCCCATGTGCCGTATTGTGCATTCTCCATTTCAAGAACCACAGGAATGTGATTACGGATGTTGGAAACGGCGAAAGCGGGGTGGAAGGATGATTTAGAGGTGGACATGGTGGCGGAAAAAGGTAGCCGCAGACGAAGCTAGGGCAGCGGAGAGGAGAGAGGAGAGGAAAAAAGAAAACCCTAGACTGCTGATACCATGAAATAATTATTTTCCGTAgtttcctttcattccttgaattggttaatatacaaaaatatcctacctaaaataggagagtataaaatattacaaaatatttacataatctatcaataTGTATTAAGCAATTAAACTTTCCTTCTCTTTAGCTAACAATATAAAATTTGttggttttaatttttttctccTGAAATTATATGCATGAATAGAATAACTAAAATACTTATTGTTGGCTATGTATTTGATTTAATATCTTTTCTCATTACTTTCCTTTAAATATCATATCTGTATAGCTAAATATCAATAGAAAGAGAATTTTTAACTCTTGTTATAAGTTTCTCTTATACTTTTAGGTGTCGTTTGGTAcgcgggataaggtgggatatttCAAGATTAAGTTTGGGATTAATTTTATACTCTATTTGATAGAAGGTATGGATAAATTTCTCTCTTTTACCAAACATAATATAAAATGAAGCTCAGACTTAATTCtgagatatcccaccttatcccatcAAACAAGGTATTATTTTATCCCACCATTCAGATGGGACAAATTAGTCTCAGGACTATAATCCTGAGATAATTTAGTTCACATACCAAATGACGCCTTAAATATTAATCCATTCCTAGAATTTCTTTCATTGTATATATTGATATACTATATTTTTAGTTATTCGTTATTCACTTTATTTTATTGTCTGAACTAATGCAAAGTATAAATATCCTCACATTATCTCTATTTTATTATCATTTTTCAATATTTGTTTAGTTTTAAATTTTATGTATTGAGATTTCAATTGCGTGATTTTATTACAATGCTCATTAATTTCGTCGAAATAATGCCACGTGACCTTTTTGAAGCAGGCTTAATTTCCAAGAgacctattttatatatatatagcttcatGATAATATAAAGTATATTTTAAGTATTAAATATATTTAGTTTTTGACTTATCTATTAAGGCTTTAGTTATATGGTCTTATCTACGGTATGACTTTTCTTATCATATTAAAATAACCTTATCATTTCAATTTTAAAAAGGTTTATCTTTCAATTCAAAGTTAGTATTTTCTTTTACTTCACATTTAAATTACATTTTTTTAATCTCAATTTCATATTAAAATTAAAACTCAAATCTATAAATCTGAATTCAATAactttcaaattaaaaaaaattaaaaatttatacAAACAGTGTGGTGTAGTAATCGAATACATCTAGACACTACATTTTCAAGTGAAACCACAAAAGGACAGTTCTGTATTATTGTGAAAAAATTGTAATTTAAATGTAGTGTTGCTACAAAATGATCAAAATACTgtaaatttaaaattttatattaTAAATCAATTCGAAGTATATATACCTTTGAAAGcacctttttctttttaaatgaatCTAAAGTGTCTTTTTGTCTCCGCGATGCAAAGTCTAATTATAAATTAAAATCATTACCCAAAATAGTTGATAAGATAATGATATATTAGAAGGTTGAATTAAATAAATGAGTTTTACGATGTAAAATAAATATTGGAAAGTGTCAACTGTTAAATAATTTCTAAATGAAAATGAATTTTGATCGATCCTCAAAAGATTCATACACGCAATTTTGCAAAATACATTATTTTTCAGAAACTCACCATCATggaggaaaaaaagaaaagtaaaagaaaCTCACCTTCATGATATCTGCAAAGCATTTTGGTTGTGCATTCGAGAACACATTGTTTCCATTTGCGTTCACTCGCCTCTTTTTACTTTCTTTATTAGATAATCCTGCGCATATATCAAAGAAAATAATATCAaatgtagaaaaaaaaaattctaaca
The nucleotide sequence above comes from Lycium barbarum isolate Lr01 chromosome 3, ASM1917538v2, whole genome shotgun sequence. Encoded proteins:
- the LOC132629756 gene encoding uncharacterized protein LOC132629756 — its product is MSTSKSSFHPAFAVSNIRNHIPVVLEMENAQYGTWAELFRIHAISHRVIHHIIAPEKGKQAAPPSVDEKELWSTLDATVLQWIYSTISNDLLTTILEPGATTMEAWDRLRDIFQDHQNSRVVMLEQEFSTTRMEDFPNESAYCQRLKTIYDQLKNVGAPVSNSRLVLQLVSGLTDAFKGVGTQIRHSKPLPPFTETRSSLVLEEREQAMQAAHSTPSAMVAATGGEGSTSFFDNTHSSDHAVNNRGKNNNNKGCNSGRRNGVGRGNAGDKGSRGGSRGPNGGNHQPPPGSWPRHPSPQPWQLPNYAWG